The following coding sequences lie in one Rutidosis leptorrhynchoides isolate AG116_Rl617_1_P2 chromosome 6, CSIRO_AGI_Rlap_v1, whole genome shotgun sequence genomic window:
- the LOC139851377 gene encoding UDP-galactose/UDP-glucose transporter 2-like isoform X1, whose product MKNNEEQSRSLFGISLSDRPMWQQFLICTSGFFFGYLVNGVCEEYVYNRLKFSYGWYFTFIQGWVYIALIYLQGFTTKQMVNPWKTYVKLSAVLMGSNGLTKGSLAWLNYPAQLMFKSTKVLPVMVMGAFIPGLRRKYPPHEYVSALLLVAGLILFTLADANTSPNFSILGVVMVSGALIMDSFLGNFQEAIFTMNPDTTQMEMLFCSTVVGLPFLIPPMLLTGELFKAWDSCWQHPYVYGVLVFEAMATFIGQVSVLSLIAIFGAATTAMITTARKAVTLLLSYLIFTKPLTEQHGTGLILISMGIILKMIPENKPAPRMVQKMKDLSSSKDENRRNEEEEEKRPLV is encoded by the exons ATGAAGAACAACGAAGAACAATCAAGATCTCTGTTTGGTATTTCACTCTCTGATCGTCCTATGTGGCAGCAATTTCTCATTTGTACTTCTGGGTTTTTCTTTGGTTATCTTGTTAATGGTGTTTGTGAG GAATATGTATATAATCGGCTAAAATTCAG TTACGGCTGGTATTTTACCTTCATTCAAGGATGGGTTTACATTGCTTTAATTTACTTACAAGGTTTCACCACCAAGCAAATGGTGAACCCATGGAAGACGTACGTAAAGCTTTCGGCTGTTCTCATGGGTTCTAATGGTCTCACCAAAGGCTCTTTGGCTTGGCTCAATTACCCTGCTCAATTAATGTTTAAATCCACCAAG GTTCTTCCGGTGATGGTCATGGGAGCATTTATTCCCGGATTAAGACGAAAATACCCTCCTCATGAATACGTGTCTGCGTTACTTTTGGTAGCGGGTTTAATATTATTCACGCTTGCGGACGCAAATACTTCACCAAATTTTAGCATTCTCGGTGTTGTGATGGTTTCTGGTGCGTTGATCATGGATTCATTTCTTGGGAATTTTCAAGAAGCTATTTTTACCATGAATCCTGATACCACACAG ATGGAGATGCTATTTTGTTCAACTGTTGTGGGTTTGCCTTTTTTGATTCCTCCAATGCTTTTAACAGGGGAACTGTTCAAAGCGTGGGATTCGTGTTGGCAG CATCCGTACGTCTATGGTGTCTTAGTATTTGAAGCAATGGCAACATTCATCGGTCAAGTCTCCGTTCTTTCCCTCATTGCAATATTTGGAGCTGCCACCACTGCAATG ATAACAACGGCTAGAAAAGCGGTGACGTTGCTGCTATCTTACTTGATCTTCACAAAGCCATTAACGGAGCAACACGGGACCGGTTTGATTCTGATATCAATGGGAATTATACTGAAAATGATACCGGAGAACAAACCAGCCCCAAGAATGGTTCAGAAGATGAAAGACTTGTCTTCAAGTAAAGACGAAAACCGAAGAAATGAAGAGGAAGAAGAGAAGAGACCTTTGGTTTAA
- the LOC139851377 gene encoding UDP-galactose/UDP-glucose transporter 4-like isoform X2, whose product MKNNEEQSRSLFGISLSDRPMWQQFLICTSGFFFGYLVNGVCEEYVYNRLKFSYGWYFTFIQGWVYIALIYLQGFTTKQMVNPWKTYVKLSAVLMGSNGLTKGSLAWLNYPAQLMFKSTKVLPVMVMGAFIPGLRRKYPPHEYVSALLLVAGLILFTLADANTSPNFSILGVVMVSGALIMDSFLGNFQEAIFTMNPDTTQMEMLFCSTVVGLPFLIPPMLLTGELFKAWDSCWQITTARKAVTLLLSYLIFTKPLTEQHGTGLILISMGIILKMIPENKPAPRMVQKMKDLSSSKDENRRNEEEEEKRPLV is encoded by the exons ATGAAGAACAACGAAGAACAATCAAGATCTCTGTTTGGTATTTCACTCTCTGATCGTCCTATGTGGCAGCAATTTCTCATTTGTACTTCTGGGTTTTTCTTTGGTTATCTTGTTAATGGTGTTTGTGAG GAATATGTATATAATCGGCTAAAATTCAG TTACGGCTGGTATTTTACCTTCATTCAAGGATGGGTTTACATTGCTTTAATTTACTTACAAGGTTTCACCACCAAGCAAATGGTGAACCCATGGAAGACGTACGTAAAGCTTTCGGCTGTTCTCATGGGTTCTAATGGTCTCACCAAAGGCTCTTTGGCTTGGCTCAATTACCCTGCTCAATTAATGTTTAAATCCACCAAG GTTCTTCCGGTGATGGTCATGGGAGCATTTATTCCCGGATTAAGACGAAAATACCCTCCTCATGAATACGTGTCTGCGTTACTTTTGGTAGCGGGTTTAATATTATTCACGCTTGCGGACGCAAATACTTCACCAAATTTTAGCATTCTCGGTGTTGTGATGGTTTCTGGTGCGTTGATCATGGATTCATTTCTTGGGAATTTTCAAGAAGCTATTTTTACCATGAATCCTGATACCACACAG ATGGAGATGCTATTTTGTTCAACTGTTGTGGGTTTGCCTTTTTTGATTCCTCCAATGCTTTTAACAGGGGAACTGTTCAAAGCGTGGGATTCGTGTTGGCAG ATAACAACGGCTAGAAAAGCGGTGACGTTGCTGCTATCTTACTTGATCTTCACAAAGCCATTAACGGAGCAACACGGGACCGGTTTGATTCTGATATCAATGGGAATTATACTGAAAATGATACCGGAGAACAAACCAGCCCCAAGAATGGTTCAGAAGATGAAAGACTTGTCTTCAAGTAAAGACGAAAACCGAAGAAATGAAGAGGAAGAAGAGAAGAGACCTTTGGTTTAA